The following are from one region of the Myxocyprinus asiaticus isolate MX2 ecotype Aquarium Trade chromosome 2, UBuf_Myxa_2, whole genome shotgun sequence genome:
- the si:dkey-185m8.2 gene encoding trichohyalin isoform X1, which translates to MEIQREDSFFLERRQKAVEATGESLSRPIPLPELRLVLLGRKGAGKSSAGNTILGPAGGFETGKPTEECVKRRADVAGKRVTVVDTPGWEWYYPVNGTPGWVRRETMRSMSLCPPGPHAVLLVVRSCTSVTADYHQQIEEHLELLGKAVWDHTMVLFTRGDELGSIPIEQRIQNGGKSFQRLLERCGNRFHVFENKRRVDDRTQVKELMRKMEKLVEERQGRYYEPDRLLIELEVEGKRRARERRKKQRLMEAQTQKGTIRSVLTNDNLQVEDLDERNLFSRGSRRLPELRLVLLGERETGKSSAGNAILGGSGYFKIGDATEECLRHQAEVSNRLVTVVDVPGWEGGPEGITPERVKREIGMSVTLCPPGPHAILLTLRVDALVQAPAVREHLELLGETVWRHTILLFTRGDQLREGVTIEQHIQGGGKDLHWLMERCSNRFHVISSNSCLKGWNSSAQITGLLEKIEKMVAGNWCEAFSPLVHEIQELGKQKNEKFQLKFKEFNEKIQRQEEELKKMKEREVRSIRWFFERRKKDKVYSPGKTEREEAPYKGEDDRKSMMGELEERMAWLTEDREREIQELTTEISKVMAAFKQGLREKEQLVMRLEERDREGEELKEKVDELQIKLLEVERMGVEKEQERKEREEELQRVHQDEINKLRNKLVDAENEKDMLKKKAEETQKEMDASQRKYEEHIEQNKKDTESKLKEKDNKIENILTEIQKAESREREQCERWRERDEKREKEMDKLSEVIEMMTQEMEELRISFQEQVKITDTEREMHGDVVEKYNTLLDKLVGKDEEIVALRQEHEQTRRDKKKELHRNVETQEKLQEKEEEIAKLRQRDLEKDRELDTLRKNIEKLKDSIEENIEKSAAQMKHSEKESKRKEEEIVKLKQTDQEKDREIDTLQQKICEKQKDIEKLKESIQSIIEESAAQLKQLQDEFKVKEKEIVKLKQTDLEKEEEMNTLRQNISEKQTEIQKFRDSIRANTEESAAQMKKIEDELIRKGEEITKLRQSDLKKNAEIDTLQQSISKNQKEIEMLKCSIQSNIEESAAQLKKLMEEFNVKEEEIAKLKQTDLDKDKEMDILRQNIIVKHIDIEKLKDSINLNTKESASQLKLLLEEVKTKEVEITKLKERDLEKDKEMDTLRQIINNKHRGLEKLRESIQENTEESAAQLKHLEEEFEIKIEDYKRKNQMMSEEMERLKNQHEERIRHVEKENRLAIEMKENTINQLQRQLGDNERSLEELRQQYKEDQERIDILQSMNAELAKELEELKFKCEGFERDLQAHREAEERRETEIKEIFVRYEMQKTKDAQTLKQMKGQEQEIDQLKQVLEELKEKQNEKETEMKEMKAYYDERLIERKELEIQESEREQELHRREREVEKREENLADQLKELEQNKLDLVTRQDEINNLEREIRDMQKNLEIECQNNKCLAADVERMREEIEKRQQEIMDREENIKVKEQQIKSEREELEETEKVLESKQKEMRDSTEKQEKNWENLRQQLKRREEELQETEENFAKEQHILKEEENSLKVLRENLEKRENELQKREQMLEVMIQELSNNSKELDNNKQDVEKWQAELSNKEYDLLQRKDGLQNKEEELVQREKDLELKDKMLMELNQDVKKREQKLIELECIKEVLGKREQKLIKSEEALSQREQKLKSKEIYLEKRQQVMQNREEQLQQEKQQNEDMFNGLKKQQDVLKDRELALDTRETELRHLETELKIQDNNMTDKDKFLQTRELDVKKNETDFETKTQMLEVLKITLEVKEKELEECKNQLESRIQDLNNEQDNLKNKREELEKWEKYLYNTELKLVNKVPFSKYQQWKSNAEFNGKQAETEHIHKMYQEVGVDGSICESDAREKKHNGIGKERNDEQKMELISSSANNRLVKAYNGKGTLEVKYQQKDAEIYAEKELGGISDVESEEDFFDSSSHGFQTTQGIDFPISELRLMLLGDTWSSRCLARHILLGPDADGSNPWRGDISGRHLTLVEPQGLKWRSGTDSKDMLKIHIPHSVSLCQPGPHAFILLIPAYVSFTGQYRCAVERTMSVLGEGAWKHTIVLLTWGETLGESGQQHVKRNGDLEWLVRKCGKRCYVFDNRHRESHVTTLLERVEEMVVGNNGHYYKMD; encoded by the exons ATGGAAATACAGAGAGAAGATTCTTTCTTCTTGG AGAGGAGACAGAAGGCAGTTGAAGCCACTGGAGAAAGTCTTAGTCGGCCTATACCTCTTCCTGAACTTCGCTTGGTTTTACTAGGCCGTAAAGGTGCTGGGAAGAGCTCTGCTGGAAATACCATTTTAGGCCCGGCTGGGGGGTTTGAGACAGGTAAACCAACTGAGGAGTGTGTGAAGAGACGTGCCGATGTAGCAGGAAAGCGTGTTACAGTTGTGGACACCCCTGGTTGGGAATGGTACTACCCGGTTAATGGTACTCCTGGCTGGGTAAGGAGAGAGACAATGCGAAGTATGTCCTTGTGCCCACCAGGCCCCCATGCTGTCCTTCTAGTGGTACGATCCTGTACCTCAGTGACAGCAGACTACCATCAGCAGATTGAAGAGCACCTAGAGCTTTTGGGCAAAGCAGTGTGGGATCACACGATGGTGCTGTTCACACGAGGGGACGAATTGGGCTCCATTCCTATTGAACAGAGGATTCAAAATGGGGGCAAGTCCTTCCAGAGGCTTCTGGAAAGGTGTGGAAACAGATTCCATGTTTTCGAGAACAAACGGCGTGTTGATGACAGAACTCAGGTGAAGGAACTAATGAGGAAGATGGAAAAGCTGGTTGAGGAGAGACAGGGCAGATATTATGAGCCAGATCGTCTTCTTATTGAGCTTGAGGTGGAGGGCAAAAGGAGGGCACGAGAGAGGAGGAAGAAACAGAGGCTGATGGAGGCTCAGACGCAGAAAGGAACCATCAGATCTGTGCTAACAA ATGATAATCTTCAAGTTGAAGACTTGGACGAAAGGAATCTCTTCTCTAGAGGTTCACGGCGTCTTCCAGAGCTGAGACTTGTTCTACTTGGAGAGCGGGAGACAGGGAAAAGTTCTGCTGGGAATGCCATCCTCGGAGGATCAGGATACTTTAAAATTGGAGATGCTACAGAGGAATGTTTACGACATCAGGCGGAGGTTTCAAACAGACTGGTCACGGTGGTGGATGTGCCTGGATGGGAGGGTGGACCAGAGGGAATAACTCCAGAAAGAGTGAAGCGAGAAATCGGAATGAGTGTGACACTGTGTCCTCCAGGACCTCATGCTATTCTTCTGACGCTGAGAGTGGATGCGCTCGTCCAAGCTCCAGCAGTCCGAGAGCATCTGGAGCTTCTAGGGGAGACAGTTTGGAGACATACAATTCTTCTCTTCACAAGAGGTGATCAGCTTCGAGAGGGAGTCACTATTGAGCAGCATATTCAAGGAGGAGGCAAAGATCTCCACTGGCTGATGGAAAGATGTTCAAATAGGTTCCACGTCATCAGCAGCAACTCTTGTTTGAAAGGTTGGAATTCCTCAGCACAGATAACTGGACTTCTTGAGAAGATTGAGAAAATGGTAGCAGGAAATTGGTGCGAGGCCTTCTCGCCACTAGTGCATGAGATTCAGGAGTTAGGAAAACAAAAGAATGAGAAATTCCAACTTAAGTTTAAGGAGTTTAATGAGAAGATTCAACGGCAGGAAGAAGAACTAAAGAAAATGAAGGAAAGAGAGGTGAGGAGCATTAGGTGGTTTTTCGAAAGACGAAAAAAAGACAAAGTGTATTCCCCTGGGAAGACAGAAAGGGAGGAGGCGCCATACAAGGGTGAAGATGACAGGAAGAGCATGATGGGCGAATTGGAGGAGAGGATGGCATGGTTGACGGAAGACAGGGAGAGGGAGATACAAGAGCTGACCACAGAAATAAGCAAAGTCATGGCGGCTTTTAAACAGGGACTTCGAGAAAAAGAGCAACTGGTAATGCGATTAGAGGAAAGAGACAGAGAGGGGGAAGAACTTAAAGAAAAAGTGGATGAACTTCAAATAAAACTGCTGGAAGTGGAACGAATGGGTGTAGAGAAAGAGCAAGAACGaaaggagagagaggaagaattGCAACGAGTACACCAGGATGAGATAAATAAATTGAGAAACAAACTGGTTGATGCAGAAAATGAGAAagatatgctaaaaaaaaaagctgaagaaACACAGAAAGAGATGGATGCATCACAACGCAAGTATGAAGAACACATCGAACAGAACAAGAAAGATACAGAGAGCAAACTGAAAGAAAAGGACAATAAAATAGAAAACATTCTCACAGAAATTCAGAAGGCTGAGAGCAGAGAAAGAGAACAATGtgaaagatggagagaaagagatgaaaagagggagaaagagatgGACAAACTGAGTGAAGTGATAGAGATGATGACACAAGAGATGGAAGAGCTACGGATATCATTCCAAGAGCAAGTAAAAATCACGGACACGGAGAGAGAAATGCATGGAGATGTTGTGGAGAAATACAACACACTCTTAGATAAACTTGTAGGGAAAGATGAAGAAATAGTTGCCCTGCGTCAGGAGCATGAGCAAACAAGAAGAGATAAAAAGAAAGAGCTGCATCGAAATGTTGAAACACAAGAGAAACTGCAGgagaaagaagaagaaatagCCAAGTTAAGACAAAGAGACTTGGAGAAAGACAGAGAACTTGACACACTGAGAAAAAACATAGAAAAGTTGAAAGATAGTATTGAGGAAAATATTGAAAAAAGTGCAGCTCAAATGAAACATTCAGAGAAagaatcaaaaagaaaagaagaggaAATAGtcaaattaaaacaaacagaccaggagaaagacagagaaattGACACACTCCAGCAAAAGATTTGCGAAAAACAGAAAGACATAGAAAAGTTAAAAGAGAGCATTCAGTCAATTATTGAGGAAAGTGCAGCTCAACTGAAACAGTTACAGGATGAATTcaaggtaaaagaaaaggaaatagtcaaattaaaacaaacagaccTGGAAAAAGAGGAAGAAATGAACACACTGAGGCAAAATATAAgtgaaaaacagacagaaatacaAAAGTTCAGAGACAGCATCCGGGCAAATACTGAAGAAAGTGCAGctcaaatgaaaaaaatagagGATGAGCTGATTAGAAAAGGAGAGGAAATTACCAAATTACGACAAAGTGACTTGAAGAAAAATGCAGAAATCGACACACTGCAGCAAAGCATTAGCAAGAATCAGAAAGAAATTGAAATGTTGAAATGCAGTATTCAGTCAAATATTGAAGAAAGTGCAGCACAACTAAAAAAATTAATGGAAGAATTCAATGTAAAAGAAGAGGAAATAGCCAAATTGAAGCAAACAGACCTAGACAAAGACAAAGAAATGGACATACTGAGGCAAAATATTATTGTCAAACATATAGACATAGAAAAGTTGAAAGACAGTATTAATTTAAATACCAAAGAAAGTGCTTCTCAACTGAAACTTTTGCTGGAAGAAGTGAAAACCAAAGAAGTGGAAATAACCAAACTAAAAGAAAGAGATCTGGAGAAAGACAAAGAAATGGACACACTGAGGCAAATTATCAACAATAAACACAGAGGCTTGGAAAAGTTAAGAGAAAGCATTCAGGAAAATACTGAAGAAAGTGCAGCACAATTGAAACATTTAGAGGAAGAGTTTGAAATAAAAATTGAGGATTATAAAAGAAAGAATCAGATGATGTCAGAGGAGATGGAAAGACTAAAAAATCAGCATGAGGAAAGAATCAGACATGTAGAAAAGGAAAATAGACTGGCAATTGAAATGAAAGAGAACACCATAAATCAGTTACAGCGCCAACTTGGAGACAATGAAAGAAGTTTGGAAGAGCTAAGACAGCAATACAAGGAAGACCAAGAAAGAATTGACATATTGCAAAGCATGAATGCAGAACTGGCAAAAGAATTAGAAGAGCTGAAGTTTAAGTGTGAGGGTTTTGAGAGAGATCTGCAAGCTCACAGAGAAGCAGAGGAAAGAAGAGAGACCGAAATTAAAGAGATATTTGTCCGCTATGAGATGCAAAAAACCAAAGACGCTCAGACTCTGAAGCAAATGAAAGGGCAAGAACAAGAGATAGATCAGCTTAAACAGGTGCTGGAGGAATTAAAAGAGAAGCAGAATGAGAAGGAGACTGAGATGAAAGAGATGAAGGCATATTATGATGAGAGATTGATCGAGAGAAAAGAACTTGAGATTCAAGAATCAGAGAGAGAACAGGAACTTCACAGAAGAGAGAGGGAGGtagaaaaaagagaagagaatTTAGCAGATCAGTTGAAGGAACTAGAACAAAACAAACTCGATTTGGTAACAAGACAGGATGAAATTAATAATTTAGAGCGAGAGATTAGGGACATGCAGAAAAATCTTGAAATTGAGtgtcaaaacaacaaatgtttggCTGCAGATGTGGAAAGAATGAGAGAAGAGATCGAGAAACGACAGCAAGAAATTATGGATAGGGAGGAAAATATAAAAGTAAAAGAGCAACAGATAAAAAGTGAAAGGGAAGAGCTAGAGGAAACTGAGAAAGTATTGGAGAGCAAGCAAAAGGAAATGAGAGATTCGACtgaaaaacaggagaaaaatTGGGAAAACCTTAGACAACAGCTGAAGAGGAGAGAAGAAGAACTTCAAGAAACTGAGGAGAATTTTGCGAAAGAACAACATATtcttaaagaagaagaaaattctTTGAAAGTGCTGAGAGAGAATctggaaaagagagaaaatgaacttcaaaAACGAGAACAGATGTTGGAAGTAATGATCCAAGAGCTATCAAACAACTCAAAGGAACTTGACAACAACAAACAGGATGTAGAAAAATGGCAAGCTGAATTGAGTAATAAGGAATATGATCTTCTACAAAGAAAAGATGGATTACAGAATAAGGAGGAAGAACTTGTTCAGAGAGAGAAGGACCTTGAACTCAAAGACAAAATGCTCATGGAGCTAAATCAAGATGTGAAAAAACGAGAGCAAAAATTAATTGAGCTCGAATGCATTAAAGAAGTGTTAGGAAAAAGGGAGCAAAAACTGATCAAAAGTGAAGAGGCACTTTCTCAGAGAGAGCAGAAGCTGAAGAGTAAAGAAATATACTTGGAGAAAAGACAGCAAGTCATGCAAAATAGGGAAGAACAGTTGCAACAGGAGAAACAACAGAATGAAGACATGTTTAACGGCCTCAAGAAACAACAGGACGTTTTGAAAGACAGAGAACTTGCTTTAGATACCAGAGAAACAGAGTTACGCCACTTAGAAACTGAGCTCAAAATCCAAGATAATAACATGACAGATAAAGATAAATTCCTGCAAACCCGAGAACTAGATGTGAAGAAAAACGAAACTGATTTTGAGACAAAAACGCAAATGCTAGAAGTCCTAAAAATAACTTTAGAGGTGAAAGAAAAAGAGCTGGAGGAATGTAAAAACCAACTGGAGAGCAGAATACAGGACTTAAATAATGAACAAGACAATCTGAAAAACAAGCGAGAAGAGCTTGAAAAATGGGAGAAATATCTGTATAACACAGAGCTCAAACTGGTAAACAAAGTGCCTTTCTCAAAGTATCAACAATGGAAAAGCAATGCTGAATTTAATGGGAAACAAGCAGAAACAGAACACATCCATAAAATGTACCAGGAAGTTGGAGTAGATGGTAGCATTTGTGAGAGCGATGCAAGAGAGAAAAAGCATAACGGAATTGGAAAAGAAAGGAACGATGAACAGAAAATGGAGTTGATTTCTTCCTCTGCAAATAACAGACTCGTAAAGGCTTATAATGGTAAAGGGACACTGGAAGTCAAGTATCAACAGAAAGATGCTGAAATCTATGCAGAAAAAGAGCTGGGTGGCATTTCTGATGTGGAAAGTGAGGAAGACTTCTTTGACTCTTCAAGCCATGGTTTTCAAACAACCCAAGGCATAGACTTCCCCATCTCGGAGTTAAGACTGATGCTTCTGGGGGACACTTGGTCTTCACGTTGCTTAGCTAGACACATTTTATTGGGGCCTGATGCAGACGGAAGCAACCCTTGGAGGGGAGATATATCTGGCAGGCACCTTACTCTCGTGGAGCCTCAAGGTTTGAAATGGCGATCTGGAACTGATAGCAaagacatgttaaaaatacatatcCCTCATAGTGTGTCCCTATGCCAGCCAGGACCACATGCCTTCATCTTGTTAATACCTGCTTATGTATCCTTCACTGGTCAGTACAGGTGTGCAGTGGAACGTACCATGTCTGTGCTAGGAGAGGGCGCATGGAAGCATACTATTGTCCTGCTCACCTGGGGGGAGACGCTAGGAGAAAGTGGCCAGCAACATGTCAAGAGAAATGGGGACCTGGAATGGCTGGTTAGAAAGTGTGGGAAGAGATGTTATGTGTTTGACAACAGACATCGGGAATCTCACGTGACAACGTTGCTGGAGAGGGTTGAGGAAATGGTGGTAGGAAACAATGGACATTACTACAAAATGGATTAA